One Littorina saxatilis isolate snail1 linkage group LG11, US_GU_Lsax_2.0, whole genome shotgun sequence genomic window, ctaacacacagacataagtCTCCCCAtactaacacacagacataagtctcatactaacacacagacataagtCTCCCCAtactaacacacagacataagtctcatactaacacacagacataagtCTCCCCAtactaacacacagacataagtctcatactaacacacagacacagtaacagacacaccaaaacacacagaGTTCATGTGCACACAgtccacacaaacacatacacatacagtctctctctctctctctgtctctatctctttctgagacacacactttctctctctctctctctctctctctctctctctctctctctctctctctctctctctctctctctctctctctctctctctctctctctctctctctctctctctctctccccctccccccccttcctcaaAGAATCATCTCATTTTTAAAACAGTCTGAAGGATACAAAGCAAATGTACATACGTCCTGATAGTGTCAAGAGTTTCAGCAGGCAGCCAAGCAGCCCATGTGTCAGCCAGAGCGTCATACAGCCACGAGATGGACTGGTTCCCCTTGATTTCACTGGGAGGGAAGctgaaacaacaaaacacaacgtcCAGGCTGTTCTCCCTTTCACAGCATTGCTGCagctagtacagtggaacccccttgcAAAACTTCCacaaatttgagaaaatcactggtcttaaaaaggagggagccctaaaatagaggtaaattaacagacagtgtgaacagaaaagctgaaaaagcagaaaacttaaattgggggaggggggggggggggtccttgaaaggggggttccactatatTATAACAGTTGGACCACCAAAATAAACAATTTAACAAATAAAAATGTGTATTCCCTTTTTCTTAACCAGACCTGCCTGTAGTTAGCCTCAAGTGTAGCAATTTAAAATGGGTTATGAAGTTTGTGGTCGTGTCCAGGTCTTGTTTGCATGGTGCCCCAGAATTTCTCCGCTAGAGTAGCTCCATGCGGCCAGTGCCGTGTCCCTGCGTCTTGGTATAGGGGACAGGACTGCAGGATGTGCTGTGGGGTCTGTGGGGCTGTCTCACATGAGCAGTCAGGTGTGTGCGACACCCCAAGGCGATACAGGTGCATGGGCACGCAGTCGGCAGTGACCAGTCcgtagtcttcttcttcttctgcgttcgatgttcggccatattatcgtggaagcgtagacagccgattttctccccacgccaagttggctgctgtcttccgtcttcggtggttgaggttcttactcagggttgcctcctccccaagagtagctgccttgctgggctgtcgagtccactctacccgggtttgttgtcgaagttttccttctcgtagcctttgcttttcccaaggcgcacacaaggcagtgcgggttttgaaatcggagttgtccttctcctagatgagcgaccatccaaggttgacgagccccatctgcccgaaccagctggttttaaggcgccagggacccgcctgcatcccttctcctgttagtcgaagacagggcccgccacgtgaaggccaggagctggatttgactgtcagaggtgtttggagacacgaagccatagggagcatttcttgggaagtaggcgcttatctctacttccaccccggcataacagtccttgggccccaGTCCGTAGTCTGAATATGGTGGTCTGCTGTTGACGTTGTAGGTGAGGCATCTGATCATCAGATGGGTGGCTGTGTAGTTCTTCCCTGAGTGTTCTGTACTGACATTTGACCAGAGTTTTGACCTCCCTGTAATAGGCTGGCTGGTTTTCTTGCTCCAGACTGCTGCCAGACTTAGCCAGTCTGTTCGCCTCCTCGTTTCCTGCCAGGCCACAGTGGGCAGGAATCCACTGAACTGTCACCCGTGTGCCCTGTGAGAGGTCACTCTCAATGTTCAACAATAACACAGTTACTGCAATGTTCAACAATAACACAGTTACTGCAATGTTCAACAATAACACAGTTACTGTAAGTTTTGACTGAAAGATTGTTTGTGGGAGCAATGAATCATATGTGAAGAAATGCTTGTTTTAAAGACTTGCTAGTGCAATCATTCTTGCATGTACTATATAGTGAGGAATATTCCACATAAATTGTAACTGTACAAAGTCAAGTCGTGACTGCCCTGTTTTTAAAGTGGCTTGTGCATGCAATCACTTGCACTGTGTTAATGCCCTAGCTACTATTACCATCAAACTAATTTTGTTAACATTTAATACAGGacaaataccggcacggttggcctagtggtaaggtgtccgccccgtgatcgggaggtcgtgggttcaaaccccggccgggtcatacctaaaactttaaaattggcaatctagtggctgctccgcctggcgtctggcattatggggttagtgctagggctggttggtccggtgtcagaataatgtgactgggtgagacatgaagcctgtgcagcgacttctgtcttgtgtgtggcgcacgttatatgtcaaagcagcaccgccctgatatggcccttcgtggtcggctgggcgttaagcaaacaaacaaacaaaatacaggaCAAAACAACACATTCACAAGAACATCAACCTAACTGCCTTGAAAGTTGACAAACAAGAGACAcggcagaaaaagaaaaatgttgctGTGACTAATATCTTAGAAGGTCCCGAAGACGGTTGTAGTAATAAAaagacttttttgtttgttgacaaTGCCTTCCTATAGTTAGGAGTATATAACACGTAAAGGTTTACCTGTTTACAGGTGAGCTTTCATGGTTGCCGAGAGCGGGAAAGACGGGCTTGTCAGGGAAGTATTTCTTCACCATGGCTGTCAGGTTTCGCAACATCCCCGTCTGGTCGCTACGACTCTGATTCCATATGTTGTGGGCTGGCAGGTCGCCCGTCCATAGGATGTAGTCAAACTGAAAATGAGATTTGTCGATTATAAAATGTAAGAATgtgactgagaaaagaaaaaacaagtcgcgtaaggcgaaaatacaatatttagtcaagtagctgtcgaactcacagaatgaaacgcaatgccattttactcgtagcatcgtcaggccaccgctcatggcaaaggcagtgaaattgacaagaagagcggggtagtagttgcgctaagaaggatagcacgcttttctgtacctctctttgttttaactttctgagcgtgtttttaatccaaacatatcatatctatatgtttttggaatcaggaaccgacaaggaataagatgaaagtgtttttaaattgatttggacaatttaattttgataataatttttatatatttaattttcagagcttgtttttaatccgaatataacatatttatatgtttttggaatcagcaaatgatggagaataagataaacgtaaatttggatcgttttataaattttttttttttttacaattttcagatttttaatgaccaaagtcattaattaatttttaagccaccaagctgaaatgcaataccgaaccccgggcttcgtcaaagattacttgaccaaaatttcaaccaatttggttgaaaaatgagggcgtgacagtgccgcctcaactttcacgaaaagccggatatgacgtcatcaaagacatttatcaaaaaaatgaaaaaaaacgttcggggatttcatacccaggaactctcatgtcaaatttcataaagatcggtccagtagtttagtctgaatcgctctacacacacacagacacacagacacacgcacgcacgcacgcacgcacgcacgcacatacaccacgaccctcgtttcgattccccctcgatgttaaaatatttagtcaaaacttgactaaatataaaaactacgaagaaggatgctccctgcctgtaaaaaaacaacaacaaaagagagagagaaggcaaaaAATAAGGGTAGTAGCAACCTGCATGCAAATGAtgtccccccaaaaaagaacttctttttatatttagtcaagttttgactaaatattttaacatcgagggggaatcgaaacgagggtcgtggtgtatgtgcgtatgtgtgtgtgtgcgtgcgtgtgtgtgtgtgtgtgtgtgtgtagagcgattcagactaaactactggaccgatctttatgaaatttgacatgagagttcctgggtatgaaatccccgaacgtttttttcatttttttgataaatgtctttgatgacgtcatatccggcttttcgtgaaagttgaggcggcactgtcacgccctcatttttcaaccaaattggttgaaattttggtcaagtactcttcaacgaagcccggggttcggtattgcatttcagcttggtggcttaaaaattaattaatgactttggtcattaaaaatcggaaaattgtaaaaaaaaataaaaatttataaaacgatccaaatttacgtttatcttattctccatcatttgctgattccaaaaacatataaatatgttatattcggattaaaaacaagctctgaaaattaaatatataaaaattattatcaaattttttttttcgaaatcaatttaaaaacactttcatcttattccttgtcggttcctgattccaaaaatatatagatatgatatgtttggattaaaaacacgctcagaaagttaaaacaaagagaggtacagaaaagcgtgctatccttctcagcgcaacgaataccccgctcttcttgtcaattccacgtgttctgtgagttcgacagctacttgactaaatattgtattttcgccttacgcgacttgttttttttttaaatgagttcTCCCTCACTGAAGCCTTCATGTTTGGCATGTAACCTCCATGGTAAGACTGTTGCTCCTGATAAGATGTGTACTTCACAAAATATGTACATTTGCCTTTGTTCTACACTCTCTCTTACATGATACACAATGTCCTTCGTTTTGTGAAGTCTTCAAATGCATAACTGAGCATTGCTATTTTCAAAtgtgggaacccctgttttgcacttggagaaCAGCTAGTgttacgttaaaattaatattaaaagtcctacggttttgagccattaagctAGTGTATTCTCAAACAAGCATGGTATATTTTCAGAGCGCAGCATGCAACCTCACTGCAACTTTTCTTTCCGTAAAAAAGAATAAGTCCAGTCCCACAGATTAACCATACAGTAGAATCGAAAATTTTAGTACTACATtatcatttgattaatatacttacccgaatcacatatagcattgacgTAGTccgagatgctaaggtctgaaaagcgcTAACCGTCTAAAAactttaaagggaagcaatcccaccacaaaaaagtgtaaacggATGCGTTGGTAAGGACGCCAGACCATGGGTCCTCCCcttggtgtgtactacgtcactaccgctccCGAACACGTGGTAACTCATACGACTTTTTCAGCTCTGAGGAGAAGGTTGTGAATTTTCAGCGCTTAtgacctccaaacatctgagaaaatcaggccttaaaaaggacagtctaatttgtttgtttatttggtgtttaacgtcgttttcaaccgttcaaggttatatcgcgacagggaaagggaggggatgggatagagccccttgtcaattgtttcctgcccacaaaagcaccaatcaaaaaattgctccaggggcttgcaacgtagtacaatatatgaccttactgggagaatgcaagtttccagtacaaaggacttaacatttcttacatactgcttgactaaaatctttacaaacattgactatattctatacaagaaacacttaacaagggtaaaaggagaaacagaatcagttagtcgcctcttacgacatgctggggagcatcgggtaaattcttccccctaacccgcagggggtgaCAGAGTCTAAAAGGGGGATACATTTACAAAGCTTTGAActgaaagtctgagaaaagagctagggtcttaaaggggaggggggagtcttaaattgaggggtcAACACCCAAACACCAATCAAGTGTGAATACCTGTTGCTTGGCCAGGTGAGTGAAGAGCCCCTCCAGAGTCCAGGCAGGTGTGTCACAGTTGCGGTAGTCGCCATAGTAACCAGCCCCTGGCCCACCTGTGTCTGAAAATGGTCAAGTCAAACTTGTGACCTAAGCTTCAACACAATAAATAAACTTCCTTGATTTAACTTAAAGAAAGCTTACCTCCTGTGTAAAATATTAATATGTACACCTTCACAGATAATGTCAAGGCtaatggtaaggcgtccgccccgtgatcgggaggtcgtgggttcgaaccccggccgggtcatacctaagactttaaaattggcaatctagtggctgctccgcggTCTGGCATTATgcggttagtgctaggactggttggtccggtgtcagaataatgtgactgggtgagacatgaagcctgtgctgcgacttctgtcttgtgtgtggcgcacgttaaatgtcaaagcagcaccgccctgatatagaccttcgtggtcggctgggcgttaagcaaacaaacaaacaaacaaaaataatgtcaaGGCTTTTATACACGGAATAGAACTCGGCCCATCCACTTGaacatcatcttcttctttgttcatgaaTGGGCTTAGACCCCCaggttcactcatgttttttgcacgagtggaattttacgtgtatgaccgtttttaccccgccatttatgcagccatacgccaatttcgggggaggcatgctgggtattttcgtgtttctataacccaccgaactctgacatggattacaggatcgtgttcgtgcgcacttggtcttgtgcttgcgtgtacaaaaATCcccacatttttacatttagtcaagttttgatgaaATGTTTTAACAATTAGACGGTTGTAACACAACTTTCTCAAATGTGTGTTGTGACCTTTCTTGTATATGCATCGTATAATATATGGGTGGTCACTCACTGTGAACCACCAAGTTAATCTAATATAATCTCCATCAGGGCATACGAACTCCGTACCTGAATTCACAATTGCTGATCAGTTTTTATTATGCATGATCAACGAGAGATTGATCATTATGAATCTCCAGGTTTATAATATAAACTGCCCGGGGGTGGATTAAGGGGAATCGTTATCTAAACTTGGAAACTGCTGAGATGTTTTATCTGGCATGATCCGAGGAGATATGGGACCTCGCCGGAGCCACCTGGATGATCAGGAATAGCAAGTTCCCTCCGGGATCATGGCACGGCAGTTTGACTATGACGCAGGTGATTCTGTCAACCACTACAAATAAGCCCTAAGCTTCAATGGTCACACCTGGTTGTCCATCGTCGGCACGACAACAGAGCGGTTCACCACAGGTAGCCTTGCTGCCGGCAGAGTACAGGGTGTCCAGGTGTATGTCGGTCAGGTGCAACACGCGCACCGTGGGGGAGCCTGGCTGTAGACGACAGACACTGGACAATGCAGTCATGTTATTCAATGCCATACACAATCCAggcaaacaagaaaagcaaatgcttacagGACTCACCATGCGTCATGACCCCCTCTTTTAAGGCCCCAAATTTCAGACCTtccttttaataataataatgataataataacgggtatttatatggcgccttatccgaagttcaaagcgctttatgccgtgtgagatggaattttttttacacaatatatcacgcattcacatcggccagtagatcaacagcctataggcgctgcatccacctttcacggcctattattccaagtcacacgggtattttggtggacatgtttatctacgcctatacaattttgccaggaaagacccttttgtcaatcgtgggatctttcaagtgcataccccaatgtagtgtacatgaagggacctcggtttattgtctcatccgaaagactagcacttgaacccaccacctaggttaggaaaggggggagaaaattgctaacgccctgacccagggtcgaactcgcagcgcaagtgcgttaccactcggccatccagattttctgttcataacctcggtAAATTTACCTCTAGTTTAAGATCATCTGCTTTTTGTCTCAGATCTTTCGAGGTATTAAAAGGGGGTACTTTAAATACAACTTGATAATGATGTCATACCATTTTTAGCAAACTCAGCTTATCAAGAGCATTATTCTTCAACCTGAGAGGTAAACGGGAAGAGGCGGATATGCCGTGAGAgtcagagatagacagacaatcagatagagacagagataaaagcTTGAAAATGATCATCAGAAGTTTAAGGTATTATAATTGTAATACTGTAAGTGTAATAGTACTAATGCGTACAATTAGTACTACTGCTTCAGAGTCACATATGAATCAAATAATATTAGTTTCTTCATGAACTGATAAGTTACTCTTCGCTGGTTGTTTACGCATTTCAGCAAACATGTACTAGCCAGTAAATGAGATGTAACAGATTTgagaatttcaacaagaattcATGAGATATTCTTGTTTAAATTGTTGTTTCTTCAATTTCTTGGTGAGTTCAAAAACCACGCATCAATACCTTGGGCAGTACATGAGGCACAACAGGAGGCTTGGGGACGTCCGGCAAGGTCACATTCCAAGCGTCAAACGGCCAGTAAGACTCGGCGCAATCATCGCCAAACACCAGGCCGCACACTTCCTCAGGGCTCAGAATCAGGCTGTCAAGGACTGTCAAAACTTCGTCCTGGAATGAGATTAagaatcactttttttttcccaTCCTCTTTGGCGTCTGATTCTGTGTCAGTGCAAAAGTCAAagtagaaaataaataaataaaaattgcaattgTTATCTCTTATCAGTAAAATAAACCTTGAGGCTGAGCAGAACCGTTTATCAATAGAATTAAGTCGTACTGACCTTAAACATATTGACGAGGCCAGTGCACACCCGGTCATCCTCATGAGCAAAGGTGACGCAAAGGATCTTCGCAAGCTCCACGATCGCTTCGCTTGACATTCCTGACGAAAGAGCTTTCTGCACAGCGGCAACACCCAGCTTGCAGAGAGAACAAGTAATCGACTGAAGCTTGCCTGATTGCAGGAAGGGTGCCAGTTTTACTTCGTGAGGAAACGTTTGCGAGAAAAGTTTACTCTTTTTCATGGCTTCTTGAAGCTTGGTTTCATCGTGGTTGCTTTTCTCCAAGTAGTGTAAACTGTAGGAATGTGTTTTCTCACTTTTGAAGAGAAGGGGAATGGCTGAAGTCATGTTGAGGAATATTGACGCTAGAAGCACTGGTGCAAGTTTGAACCGGGCTCTCATCTTGCAAATTTTGTCGCTTCTCTCCAGCAGTGGCTCAGAACTTGATATACTTCTTGGTTTTCTGCAAGTCAATCAGAAGGAATGTTTTTGGTACATACTGTGTTATACACTATGAGATAATCAGCAAACCATTAACCCTTTTAACCCACTAAAATGCTTTGTATTGTATTTAAAGAAGGCTTTAGGACCACACAAAAGACAGAACAATTATAGCTCAAAGGAAACATTTCGCAAATAAAAAATACTTCTTCGACCCCAAAATGGCAAGTAATATATTCTATTTgttaaagtgctgttcacatagcagacttgcaaccaactgTTGCCCAACTTTAATTTCAA contains:
- the LOC138979443 gene encoding sphingomyelin phosphodiesterase-like translates to MRARFKLAPVLLASIFLNMTSAIPLLFKSEKTHSYSLHYLEKSNHDETKLQEAMKKSKLFSQTFPHEVKLAPFLQSGKLQSITCSLCKLGVAAVQKALSSGMSSEAIVELAKILCVTFAHEDDRVCTGLVNMFKDEVLTVLDSLILSPEEVCGLVFGDDCAESYWPFDAWNVTLPDVPKPPVVPHVLPKPGSPTVRVLHLTDIHLDTLYSAGSKATCGEPLCCRADDGQPDTGGPGAGYYGDYRNCDTPAWTLEGLFTHLAKQQFDYILWTGDLPAHNIWNQSRSDQTGMLRNLTAMVKKYFPDKPVFPALGNHESSPVNSFPPSEIKGNQSISWLYDALADTWAAWLPAETLDTIRTGAYYSVSPYPGLRVVSVNTNACNNMNWWLFFNETDPDGQLAWLIKTLQKAENKKEKVHIIGHIPPGIDDCLEMWSRNFYKIVDRYESTISGQFFGHTHHDHFQVFYDLQTLKRPTNVAYISPSVTPFSNLNMGYRIFTLDGNYSASSWEVLDHETYILNLTAANTRKSPPTWDLEYSAKAKYGMTSLFPEDWDVLVSRMEKNDSLLQTFHSYYYKSHASGPCDSSCSEALVCALRSAKSHSTKLFCPSLRTSAAQHLAQLSATMC